One stretch of Janibacter limosus DNA includes these proteins:
- a CDS encoding HAD family hydrolase, with translation MDGTLVDTEPYWMTAEHELVEEFGGTWSHELAVQLVGNPLLVSAQFILDNSPVDLTPEEVVHRLQSRVIEQIADEVPWRPGARELLAACREADIPSALVTMSWTELAQAVVDATEPGSFGIVVSGDLVTHGKPHPEPYLTAAEQLGVDPVACVAIEDSPTGVRSAVAAGVPTLAVPHVVEVPAIDGAVPLTTLVGVTPFDLMPLALGSALADPATASP, from the coding sequence ATGGACGGCACCCTCGTCGACACCGAGCCCTACTGGATGACGGCCGAGCACGAGCTCGTCGAGGAGTTCGGCGGCACCTGGAGCCATGAGCTCGCCGTCCAGCTCGTCGGCAACCCCCTGCTCGTCTCCGCGCAGTTCATCCTCGACAACTCCCCGGTCGACCTGACGCCGGAGGAGGTCGTCCACCGGCTGCAGTCGCGGGTGATCGAGCAGATCGCCGACGAGGTGCCGTGGCGACCCGGGGCCCGCGAGCTGCTGGCCGCCTGCCGCGAGGCGGACATCCCCTCGGCCCTGGTGACGATGTCGTGGACCGAGCTGGCGCAGGCCGTCGTCGACGCGACGGAGCCCGGGTCCTTCGGCATCGTGGTCTCGGGTGACCTCGTGACCCACGGCAAGCCGCACCCCGAGCCCTACCTGACCGCTGCGGAGCAGCTGGGCGTCGATCCCGTGGCCTGTGTCGCCATCGAGGACTCGCCGACGGGTGTTCGCTCTGCCGTCGCCGCAGGCGTGCCGACCCTGGCCGTCCCGCACGTCGTCGAGGTCCCGGCCATCGACGGAGCGGTGCCGCTCACCACGTTGGTGGGCGTCACCCCCTTCGACCTCATGCCCCTCGCGCTCGGCTCGGCACTCGCCGACCCGGCCACCGCATCTCCTTAA
- a CDS encoding PAC2 family protein has product MIEIEDLPELHDPVMICAFEGWNDAGEAASRVIEHLGDLWDAEAVAAIDPEDYYDFQVTRPRVINQGQGRGIHWNTTRVLLASPDSLGRDVLLVTGIEPSFRWRAFTTEILDLAASHGVTTVITLGALLADVAHTRPIPVTCSSEDEGVAYRHELEPARYEGPTGITGVVADGAHQAEMISISAWAAVPHYASQVPCPKASLALLVQLEDLLDSVIDHGELEDETRAWERGVDELANTDEDVAEYVSALESAQDTSELPEASGDAIAKEFERYLRRRGDDTAGPA; this is encoded by the coding sequence GTGATCGAGATCGAGGACCTGCCCGAGCTGCACGACCCCGTCATGATCTGTGCCTTCGAGGGTTGGAACGACGCGGGCGAAGCAGCCTCACGCGTCATCGAGCACCTGGGCGACCTCTGGGACGCCGAGGCCGTCGCGGCCATCGACCCCGAGGACTACTACGACTTCCAGGTCACCCGGCCCCGGGTCATCAACCAGGGGCAGGGGCGCGGCATCCACTGGAACACCACCCGCGTCCTGCTGGCCTCCCCCGACAGCCTCGGCCGCGACGTCCTCCTCGTCACCGGGATCGAGCCCTCCTTCCGGTGGCGCGCCTTCACCACCGAGATCCTCGACCTCGCCGCCTCGCACGGGGTCACCACCGTCATCACCCTGGGTGCCCTGCTCGCCGACGTGGCCCACACGCGACCGATCCCGGTCACCTGCTCCAGCGAGGACGAGGGCGTGGCCTACCGACACGAGCTCGAGCCAGCGCGCTACGAGGGGCCCACCGGCATCACTGGGGTCGTCGCCGACGGCGCCCACCAGGCCGAGATGATCTCGATCTCCGCGTGGGCGGCCGTCCCCCACTACGCGTCGCAGGTCCCCTGCCCCAAGGCGTCGCTCGCCCTGCTCGTCCAGCTCGAGGACCTCCTCGACTCCGTCATCGACCACGGTGAGCTCGAGGACGAGACCCGCGCCTGGGAGCGCGGGGTCGACGAGCTCGCCAACACCGACGAGGACGTCGCCGAGTACGTCTCCGCGCTGGAGAGCGCGCAGGACACCTCAGAGCTGCCGGAGGCCAGCGGCGATGCGATCGCCAAGGAGTTCGAGAGGTACCTGCGCCGCCGGGGCGACGACACCGCCGGCCCGGCCTGA
- the mshC gene encoding cysteine--1-D-myo-inosityl 2-amino-2-deoxy-alpha-D-glucopyranoside ligase, translating into MRAWPTPHLPVVPGEPISLRLHDVARDEVAPVEASDPARLYVCGVTPYDTTHMGHAATYVTFDLVNRALRDGGRAVSYVQNVTDVDDPLFERAARDGVDWRDLGQDQIALFLEDMTALGVIPPEHFMGVMESMPVIIEAVQALVDRGVTYEVVEAGVRDTYLDLTAAGGLGELSHLSRETMLEFSAERGGDPQRPGKRDPLDPMLWRGERDGEPAWDAGALGRGRPGWHIECTAIAMEHLGERIDVQGGGTDLVFPHHEMSVVQAEALTGERPFAAHTTHQAMVAYDGEKMSKSKGNLVRVSTLRGEGVDPMAIRLVLLAHHYRGEWEWTDADLTTAQERLARWRSGLSTDGGPDASETIAAVRAALADDLDTPAALAAVDAWADLSLSAGGDVQSAPGELARAIDGLLGIRL; encoded by the coding sequence GTGAGAGCCTGGCCGACCCCCCACCTGCCCGTCGTCCCCGGAGAGCCCATCTCCCTTCGCCTGCATGACGTGGCGCGCGATGAGGTGGCGCCGGTCGAGGCGAGCGACCCTGCGCGTCTCTACGTCTGCGGGGTGACGCCCTACGACACCACCCACATGGGCCACGCCGCGACGTACGTGACCTTCGACCTGGTCAACCGCGCGCTGCGCGACGGCGGCCGAGCGGTCAGCTACGTGCAGAACGTCACCGATGTCGACGACCCGCTCTTCGAGCGGGCCGCCCGTGACGGCGTCGACTGGCGCGACCTGGGGCAGGACCAGATCGCCCTCTTCCTCGAGGACATGACCGCACTGGGCGTGATCCCTCCGGAGCACTTCATGGGCGTCATGGAGTCGATGCCCGTGATCATCGAGGCCGTGCAGGCACTCGTGGACCGTGGCGTCACCTACGAGGTCGTCGAGGCCGGCGTCCGGGACACCTACCTCGACCTCACCGCCGCCGGGGGGCTCGGGGAGCTGAGCCACCTCAGCCGCGAGACCATGCTCGAGTTCTCTGCGGAGCGAGGCGGTGACCCGCAGCGCCCCGGCAAGCGCGACCCTCTCGACCCGATGCTGTGGCGCGGTGAGCGTGACGGCGAGCCGGCCTGGGACGCAGGCGCGCTCGGCCGTGGCCGACCCGGCTGGCACATCGAGTGCACGGCCATCGCGATGGAGCACCTCGGTGAGCGCATCGACGTGCAGGGCGGGGGCACCGACCTCGTCTTCCCCCACCACGAGATGTCGGTCGTGCAGGCCGAGGCGCTCACGGGCGAGCGGCCCTTCGCAGCGCACACCACGCACCAGGCGATGGTCGCCTACGACGGCGAGAAGATGAGCAAGTCCAAGGGCAACCTCGTGCGCGTCTCGACGCTGCGTGGCGAGGGCGTGGACCCGATGGCGATCCGGCTCGTGCTGCTGGCGCACCACTACCGCGGTGAGTGGGAGTGGACCGATGCCGACCTGACGACGGCGCAGGAGCGGCTGGCGCGCTGGCGCTCCGGGCTGTCGACCGACGGTGGGCCCGACGCCAGCGAGACGATCGCCGCGGTCCGTGCGGCGCTGGCCGACGACCTCGACACCCCGGCCGCGCTGGCCGCCGTCGACGCGTGGGCTGACCTGTCGCTCAGCGCTGGTGGCGACGTGCAGTCAGCCCCCGGGGAGCTCGCCCGGGCCATCGACGGACTGCTGGGCATCCGCCTCTGA
- a CDS encoding SCO1664 family protein produces the protein MGTPPSLTDGELIVLGRHPLASNVVLVGEVRCAGAPAVTVAYKPVDGERPLWDFPDGTLAAREVAASRIDALGGFDLVPETVWRDGPAGPGAVQRWIGDVTSLCPTPVAVTPPGTVPDGNLVVLEGEDEGGSPLLLSHPDDPRLRSMAVLDAALNNSDRKGGHLLLHDGRLWGIDHGVGLSADPKLRTVLWGWAGEAIPAEDLDRLTHLAGALERDEVVAELAGLLTHLEVEALGARVESLLVTGTHPEPSGEWPAIPWPPL, from the coding sequence GTGGGCACACCCCCTTCGCTCACCGACGGTGAGCTCATCGTCCTCGGCCGTCATCCGCTCGCGAGCAATGTCGTCCTCGTCGGTGAGGTGCGCTGCGCCGGCGCGCCCGCGGTGACGGTCGCCTACAAGCCGGTCGACGGCGAGCGTCCCCTGTGGGACTTCCCCGACGGCACCCTCGCCGCGCGCGAGGTGGCGGCATCGCGCATCGACGCGCTCGGCGGCTTCGACCTCGTGCCCGAGACGGTGTGGCGCGACGGCCCGGCCGGTCCGGGGGCGGTGCAGCGATGGATCGGTGACGTCACCAGCCTGTGCCCGACCCCCGTCGCGGTGACGCCACCCGGCACCGTCCCGGACGGCAACCTCGTGGTCCTGGAGGGCGAGGACGAAGGGGGGTCCCCCCTCCTCCTGTCGCACCCCGACGATCCCCGCCTGCGGTCGATGGCCGTCCTGGACGCCGCCCTCAACAACTCCGACCGCAAGGGCGGGCACCTCCTGCTCCACGACGGCCGGCTGTGGGGCATCGACCACGGGGTGGGCCTGAGCGCCGACCCCAAGCTGCGCACGGTCCTGTGGGGCTGGGCGGGCGAGGCGATCCCCGCCGAGGACCTGGATCGGCTCACCCACCTGGCGGGAGCGCTGGAGCGCGACGAGGTCGTCGCCGAGCTCGCCGGGCTGCTCACCCACCTCGAGGTGGAGGCACTGGGCGCGCGGGTGGAGTCGCTGCTGGTCACGGGGACCCACCCGGAGCCCTCTGGGGAGTGGCCGGCCATCCCGTGGCCACCGTTGTGA